One window of Balneolales bacterium ANBcel1 genomic DNA carries:
- the fusA gene encoding elongation factor G: MAATATSNSKITEQIRKTRNIGIMAHIDAGKTTVTERVLFYTGISHRLGETHDGAATMDWMEQERERGITITSAATTCNWNDHRINIIDTPGHVDFTVEVERSLRVLDGAVAVFCAVGAVQPQSETVWRQANKYGVPRMAFVNKMDRTGADFYNVVEQMKLRLNATPVPLQIPIGSEAEFRGVVDLMSMRAFVWDDSTQGKEFAEVDIPEDLQGKADEFRKIMIESIADYDDTLMEKYLMEEEISVEEMEAAFRKATLDLSITPVLCGSAFKNKGVQALLDSTIKYMPSPLDVDSIEGINPDNEEEKRVRKTSIDEPFAALAFKIMTDPYVGKLTFIRVYSGELDAGSYVLNASTGRKERIGRLLKMHANSKEDIEKVRAGDICAAVGIKTVHTGDTLCDEKSPIILEQMVFPEPVIKLAVEPKTKADNDKLTTGLAKLAEEDPTFKVNVDDETAQTTIAGMGELHLEVIVDRLKREFKVEANVGQPQVSYREAITKPVTHREIYKKQTGGKGKFADVQFEIMPMEGNTGFEFVNEVVGGNIPREYISSVEKGFKLALNNGVLANYNVEGVKVRVFDGSYHDVDSDAVSFEMCAKLGFKTAARKAAPILLEPVMKVEVITPEEYMGDIIGDLNGRRGIIGKMENRVEGSVIDAEVPLSEMFGYSTHLRSLSQGRAVYSMEFEKYAPVPDSIAKEVIEEKK; encoded by the coding sequence ATGGCAGCTACTGCAACAAGCAATTCAAAAATCACCGAGCAGATTAGAAAAACGCGTAATATCGGCATCATGGCGCATATCGATGCCGGTAAGACGACCGTTACGGAAAGAGTCCTGTTTTACACCGGAATCAGTCACCGACTGGGCGAGACCCACGACGGAGCGGCTACTATGGACTGGATGGAGCAGGAACGGGAGCGCGGGATTACCATTACCTCGGCGGCTACTACCTGTAACTGGAACGATCACAGGATCAACATCATCGACACGCCGGGTCACGTAGATTTTACTGTAGAGGTTGAGCGATCCCTTCGTGTACTTGATGGTGCCGTTGCCGTCTTTTGCGCTGTCGGCGCCGTCCAGCCACAGTCCGAGACCGTATGGCGCCAGGCGAACAAATACGGTGTGCCAAGAATGGCATTCGTTAACAAAATGGACCGTACCGGGGCCGATTTTTACAATGTTGTTGAGCAGATGAAACTCAGGCTCAATGCAACTCCTGTTCCGTTGCAAATCCCGATAGGCTCGGAAGCAGAATTTCGCGGAGTAGTTGACCTCATGAGCATGAGGGCTTTTGTATGGGATGATTCCACCCAGGGTAAGGAGTTCGCCGAGGTAGATATTCCAGAGGATTTGCAGGGCAAAGCGGATGAATTCCGCAAGATCATGATTGAGTCCATTGCGGACTATGACGACACCCTGATGGAAAAGTATCTGATGGAGGAAGAGATTTCCGTTGAGGAGATGGAGGCGGCGTTCCGCAAAGCGACGCTTGATTTGAGCATTACTCCCGTTCTCTGCGGTTCCGCTTTCAAGAACAAGGGAGTGCAGGCACTGCTCGATTCCACGATCAAATACATGCCTTCCCCGCTTGATGTTGATTCTATCGAGGGAATCAATCCGGATAATGAAGAGGAAAAGCGTGTTCGCAAAACCAGCATCGATGAGCCCTTTGCGGCACTGGCGTTTAAAATTATGACCGACCCCTATGTCGGTAAGTTGACCTTTATTCGTGTCTATTCCGGAGAACTGGATGCCGGTTCCTATGTGCTGAATGCATCCACCGGAAGAAAAGAACGAATCGGCCGGTTGCTGAAAATGCACGCCAATTCCAAAGAGGATATCGAAAAGGTTCGTGCCGGTGACATCTGCGCTGCGGTAGGGATTAAAACCGTGCATACAGGAGATACGCTGTGTGATGAAAAATCGCCGATCATCCTGGAGCAGATGGTGTTCCCCGAACCGGTAATCAAGCTTGCCGTGGAACCGAAGACAAAGGCGGATAACGACAAACTGACCACCGGCCTTGCAAAACTTGCCGAAGAGGATCCCACCTTCAAGGTGAATGTAGATGATGAAACCGCCCAGACAACCATTGCAGGTATGGGTGAGCTTCACCTGGAAGTAATTGTGGATCGGCTGAAGCGCGAGTTCAAGGTAGAGGCGAACGTCGGCCAGCCGCAGGTCTCCTATCGTGAAGCCATTACCAAGCCGGTAACCCATCGTGAAATCTACAAGAAGCAGACCGGTGGTAAAGGTAAGTTTGCCGATGTCCAGTTCGAAATCATGCCGATGGAAGGAAACACCGGATTCGAATTTGTTAATGAGGTGGTAGGCGGCAACATCCCCAGAGAGTATATCTCATCGGTGGAAAAAGGCTTTAAACTTGCGCTTAACAATGGAGTTCTGGCCAATTATAATGTGGAAGGGGTCAAGGTGCGGGTCTTTGACGGCTCCTACCACGATGTGGATTCAGACGCTGTCAGTTTTGAGATGTGTGCCAAGCTTGGATTCAAGACAGCTGCCCGAAAAGCCGCTCCGATACTTCTTGAGCCCGTCATGAAAGTAGAAGTAATCACTCCGGAAGAGTACATGGGTGATATCATCGGAGACCTTAACGGGCGACGTGGCATTATTGGCAAGATGGAAAACAGGGTCGAAGGATCGGTCATTGATGCGGAAGTGCCTTTGTCCGAAATGTTCGGATATTCCACGCATTTGCGTTCTCTGTCGCAGGGCCGTGCCGTCTACTCCATGGAGTTTGAAAAGTATGCGCCGGTTCCCGATTCCATCGCGAAGGAAGTCATTGAAGAAAAAAAATAA
- the rpsL gene encoding 30S ribosomal protein S12, with protein MPTIQQLIRKGRKNKTKKTTSPALQNCPQRRGVCTRVYTTTPKKPNSALRKVARVRLTNGIEVTAYIPGEGHNLQEHSIVLIRGGRVKDLPGVRYHIIRGALDTAGVSERRQRRSLYGSKRPKQ; from the coding sequence GTGCCAACGATACAGCAGCTTATACGTAAGGGCAGAAAGAACAAAACTAAGAAAACTACGTCTCCTGCGCTACAAAACTGTCCGCAGCGTCGCGGGGTATGCACTCGTGTATATACCACTACACCTAAAAAGCCGAATTCGGCATTGCGGAAGGTAGCTCGTGTACGTCTGACCAATGGAATTGAAGTGACGGCGTATATACCGGGCGAAGGCCACAATCTTCAGGAACACAGTATTGTGTTGATTCGTGGCGGCCGGGTGAAGGATCTGCCGGGTGTGCGATATCACATCATTCGCGGCGCGCTTGATACTGCCGGAGTGAGTGAAAGGCGTCAGCGCAGAAGCCTTTACGGCTCCAAGCGCCCGAAGCAGTAG
- the rpsG gene encoding 30S ribosomal protein S7: protein MRRRSAEKRIVKPDPDFSDKSVARFVNCLMKDGKKTTARRMLKQAFSVIEEKTGKVGVEVFKDALNNTAPVIEVKSRRVGGSTYQVPVEVRPERSTALSMRWLIRSAKARNDKSMSARLAREIMDAANNEGGAVRKKDDTHRMAEANKAFAHFRF from the coding sequence ATGCGAAGAAGAAGTGCCGAAAAAAGAATAGTAAAGCCTGATCCGGATTTTTCGGATAAGTCCGTAGCGCGATTTGTGAACTGCCTTATGAAGGACGGGAAAAAAACCACAGCCCGCAGAATGTTGAAGCAGGCTTTTTCGGTGATAGAAGAGAAGACCGGCAAGGTTGGTGTAGAGGTGTTCAAGGACGCTTTGAATAATACCGCACCGGTAATTGAGGTGAAGAGCCGCAGGGTTGGCGGATCGACCTATCAGGTGCCTGTTGAAGTGCGCCCGGAGCGCAGTACGGCACTAAGCATGAGGTGGCTGATACGTTCGGCAAAAGCCAGAAACGACAAGTCCATGTCGGCCCGGCTTGCGCGGGAAATTATGGACGCCGCAAATAATGAAGGTGGTGCGGTCCGCAAAAAAGACGACACACACCGGATGGCCGAAGCAAACAAGGCTTTTGCCCATTTTCGTTTTTAG
- a CDS encoding P-II family nitrogen regulator produces the protein MIDILKNCQKLIVTVVSRDKTARVVKASKRKRAEGATIMHGQGTGIEKCKTFWGIPLEPEKDVIFTVVSDEHAEEVLDIISKSVKMSKPGNGVAFILDITRFTGAVHLHKKKNKPEDLPLKAMDETAQFELIVTIVDKGFCEEIITASRKAGAAGGTIITGRGTGVHERGRLLSFNIEPEKEVILTLVPQSITDEVLETIVKTGELDKPGKGIAFVLNVEKVLGINHLVQDMLHKHKQGNGSGE, from the coding sequence ATGATTGACATTTTAAAAAACTGCCAGAAATTGATTGTTACGGTTGTAAGCCGTGACAAAACCGCCCGTGTTGTGAAAGCCTCAAAACGGAAGCGCGCCGAGGGCGCCACAATTATGCACGGCCAGGGAACGGGAATTGAGAAGTGTAAAACGTTTTGGGGGATTCCCCTGGAACCTGAAAAGGATGTCATCTTTACCGTTGTGTCCGATGAACATGCCGAAGAGGTGCTGGATATCATCAGCAAAAGTGTAAAAATGAGCAAGCCGGGTAATGGTGTCGCGTTTATTCTGGATATCACGCGATTTACCGGTGCTGTTCATTTGCACAAGAAAAAGAATAAACCCGAAGATTTACCGCTTAAAGCCATGGATGAGACCGCCCAGTTTGAACTGATCGTCACCATTGTCGACAAAGGATTTTGTGAAGAAATCATTACGGCATCCCGAAAAGCCGGTGCTGCCGGGGGCACCATCATAACAGGCAGGGGCACCGGAGTACACGAACGAGGCAGGCTGCTCTCTTTCAATATAGAACCTGAAAAAGAGGTGATTCTCACTCTGGTTCCACAGTCCATTACCGACGAGGTACTCGAAACCATTGTAAAAACAGGAGAACTTGACAAACCCGGCAAGGGTATCGCCTTCGTTCTGAATGTTGAAAAGGTGCTCGGCATCAATCACCTGGTTCAGGACATGCTTCACAAGCATAAGCAAGGTAATGGCAGCGGCGAATAG
- the recG gene encoding ATP-dependent DNA helicase RecG — translation MNLTNISGISPAREKALNQAGIFTPADLALFFPRAYIDRRTVLRIGSLQGAGEKVTVTGTLASVRESGFGRKKRLEAVLQDETGMVKGVWFKGLSYFKKSLKQGEQVAYYGTVKRYGRYLTMAHPEVEQLSAGDENGHNTSVNEDGFTGIVPVYHGNQFFKKTYITSGLLRKWILTVLDQLSFQEFLPEPLLKQLNYPLREEALRWIHAPQSPKQHHAALERFKFEELFLFELSVVTLKRDVLEKAPGNVMAETRPATHRFFKETLPFELTEGQKSALGDIKKDIRSGKQMNRLLQGDVGSGKTIVAIGAMLMALDSGYQSVLMAPTEILAEQHYHSLSRWLNPLGVNVRLLVGNQKKALRDDLLSDIAGGTAHIVVGTHAIIQESIRFHRLGMAIIDEQHRFGVSQRALLREKGDRPHILVMSATPIPRSLAMTLYSDLDVSIIRDLPPGRKPIITRVVREADRPKVYRFIEEQLQDGGQVYIVYPLIEESEAMDLKNATEGFRQISAEFPDHRTGLLHGRMTATEKESIMRDFSSNRIRILVSTTVIEVGVDVPNASIMVVEHAERFGLSQLHQLRGRTGRGQRQSYCLLMAGVKQSKEARSRLGTMEETTDGFKIAEADLKLRGPGDFLGTRQSGLPEFRYADLLNDQFLLEVAKENAVKLLQTDPDLQSPELNALRRVFIPYLREKKKFFRMS, via the coding sequence TTGAATCTTACTAACATTTCAGGAATCAGCCCGGCAAGGGAAAAAGCGTTGAACCAGGCCGGTATTTTCACTCCGGCCGACCTGGCTCTTTTTTTCCCGAGAGCCTACATCGACCGACGCACCGTACTCCGGATCGGCAGCCTGCAGGGTGCCGGTGAAAAAGTGACGGTAACAGGAACCCTGGCTTCTGTCAGAGAGAGTGGGTTTGGAAGAAAAAAACGGCTTGAAGCGGTTCTCCAGGACGAAACCGGTATGGTGAAAGGAGTCTGGTTCAAAGGCCTCTCCTATTTTAAAAAGAGTCTCAAACAAGGAGAACAGGTCGCCTACTACGGCACGGTCAAACGGTACGGCCGCTATCTCACCATGGCACACCCTGAAGTTGAGCAACTGTCGGCCGGAGATGAAAACGGGCACAATACTTCCGTGAATGAGGATGGTTTCACCGGAATCGTTCCTGTCTATCATGGAAATCAGTTCTTCAAGAAAACGTACATCACTTCCGGGCTGCTGCGTAAGTGGATATTAACCGTACTTGACCAGCTCTCATTTCAGGAGTTTCTTCCGGAGCCACTGCTCAAACAGTTGAACTACCCCTTGCGTGAAGAGGCGTTACGCTGGATTCACGCACCGCAGTCTCCAAAACAGCATCATGCGGCGCTTGAGCGGTTCAAATTTGAGGAGCTGTTTCTCTTCGAACTTAGTGTCGTGACGCTCAAGCGGGATGTGCTCGAAAAAGCGCCCGGCAATGTAATGGCCGAAACCCGTCCTGCCACCCACCGGTTTTTCAAAGAAACGTTACCCTTTGAACTGACCGAAGGGCAGAAGTCGGCACTTGGTGACATCAAAAAAGATATCCGATCCGGAAAACAGATGAACCGGCTGCTCCAGGGGGATGTCGGATCCGGAAAAACAATCGTCGCCATCGGCGCCATGCTGATGGCCCTGGACAGCGGCTACCAGTCGGTTTTAATGGCTCCCACAGAGATACTCGCGGAACAGCACTATCATTCATTGAGTCGGTGGCTGAACCCGCTGGGGGTAAATGTCCGACTGCTCGTTGGCAATCAGAAAAAGGCCCTCAGAGACGACCTCCTGTCCGATATCGCGGGCGGTACTGCCCACATTGTAGTCGGCACCCACGCGATCATCCAGGAATCCATTCGTTTTCACCGGCTGGGCATGGCAATCATCGATGAGCAGCACCGGTTCGGGGTATCGCAGCGCGCACTTCTCCGCGAAAAAGGTGACCGCCCCCACATCCTTGTAATGTCCGCCACACCGATTCCCCGATCCCTCGCCATGACCCTGTACAGCGACCTCGACGTCTCCATTATTCGTGATCTGCCACCCGGGCGCAAACCGATTATCACGCGTGTTGTCCGGGAAGCCGACCGACCGAAGGTCTACCGGTTTATCGAAGAGCAACTGCAGGACGGCGGCCAGGTTTACATCGTGTATCCACTTATTGAAGAATCGGAAGCCATGGACCTTAAGAACGCCACGGAAGGCTTCCGCCAAATCAGCGCCGAGTTTCCGGATCACCGTACCGGTCTCCTGCACGGCAGGATGACAGCTACCGAGAAAGAGTCGATCATGCGGGATTTCTCCAGTAACCGAATCCGGATTCTGGTTTCAACTACCGTTATTGAGGTTGGGGTGGATGTGCCCAATGCGTCTATCATGGTTGTGGAACATGCTGAACGATTCGGCCTGTCGCAGCTGCACCAGCTTCGCGGACGCACCGGTCGGGGGCAACGTCAGAGCTACTGCCTGCTCATGGCCGGTGTCAAACAGAGCAAGGAGGCCCGAAGCCGGCTCGGAACCATGGAAGAAACCACCGACGGATTCAAGATCGCCGAAGCGGATCTGAAACTTCGCGGACCCGGAGATTTTCTGGGCACACGGCAAAGCGGCCTCCCCGAGTTCCGTTACGCCGACCTTTTGAACGATCAGTTTCTTTTGGAGGTTGCAAAAGAGAATGCCGTAAAACTGCTTCAGACCGACCCCGATCTGCAAAGTCCTGAGCTGAATGCACTTCGGAGGGTTTTTATTCCCTATTTGAGGGAAAAAAAGAAATTTTTCAGAATGAGCTGA
- a CDS encoding universal stress protein, with amino-acid sequence MKNPKILVPIDFSELSEHALKAANLFATRFQGTITPFHAYIPVTDLDGFYYVGSGITPHEKYTEIEKVLNRRLQEAARKHVPEDLLTSPLLDVGNPARAITYNTKDFDLVIMSTHGRTGFSRFVMGSVTEKVLRMCNKPMITVTEESDLGELTSLLVTTDFSENSFRIFPFANRVAEITGGTIDLVHVVSEEQFFDANAVKGTIQSREEELSALADEHFRNIREQVHAKVITGKRSPHAEIEKLAMDGAYQLVFMSSIGRSGLEYLMMGSTASHVVRTVKNAVFTFNPQGISTEKAKKLHFKNREF; translated from the coding sequence ATGAAAAACCCGAAAATCCTTGTTCCAATTGATTTTTCCGAGTTGAGCGAACACGCGCTCAAGGCGGCCAACCTGTTTGCAACCAGGTTTCAGGGCACAATCACGCCCTTTCACGCCTACATTCCGGTGACCGACCTCGATGGGTTTTATTATGTGGGATCCGGCATTACCCCGCATGAAAAATACACAGAGATCGAGAAAGTTCTGAACAGGAGGCTTCAGGAAGCGGCCCGGAAACATGTTCCGGAAGATCTGTTAACTTCACCGCTGCTGGATGTCGGCAATCCAGCCCGGGCCATCACCTACAATACAAAAGATTTTGATCTGGTGATCATGAGTACCCATGGCCGTACCGGCTTCAGTCGATTTGTGATGGGATCGGTTACGGAAAAGGTATTGCGGATGTGCAACAAGCCGATGATCACCGTTACCGAAGAGTCCGATCTCGGTGAGTTGACCTCCTTGCTGGTAACCACCGATTTCTCGGAAAACTCATTCCGGATATTTCCTTTTGCCAACCGTGTTGCGGAGATTACCGGTGGCACGATAGATCTGGTGCATGTTGTGAGTGAAGAGCAGTTTTTCGATGCCAACGCCGTTAAGGGTACCATCCAGTCACGGGAAGAGGAACTTTCGGCGCTTGCCGATGAGCATTTCAGGAACATCCGGGAGCAGGTTCATGCGAAAGTGATTACCGGAAAGCGCTCTCCGCACGCGGAAATCGAGAAGCTGGCCATGGATGGAGCATATCAGCTGGTATTCATGTCATCGATCGGCAGGTCCGGGCTGGAGTACCTTATGATGGGAAGTACGGCGTCACATGTCGTTCGTACTGTCAAAAACGCGGTATTTACCTTCAACCCCCAGGGAATAAGTACAGAAAAGGCGAAGAAGCTTCATTTTAAAAACCGCGAGTTTTAA
- a CDS encoding DUF1538 domain-containing protein yields the protein MQNLQETVREVVQAILPVTIVVILLQFTIIWLPLEDFLQFIIGAVMVSAGLIFFLLGVHIGLLPIGEMIGSSLPRMGKVWLIVLISFLLGFVVTVAEPDVRVLANYVDNVSDGEVNRHLLIYTVALGLAIFVGLAILRIIYDIPIKYLLTGGYLAVFILAIFVPEQFVSISFDAGGVTTGPLAVPFILAYGVGVAAVLGGRKTTDNGFGLVALASIGPVLAVLILGIIYG from the coding sequence ATGCAAAATCTTCAGGAAACTGTTAGAGAAGTTGTTCAGGCCATATTGCCGGTGACGATTGTTGTCATTTTGTTGCAGTTTACCATCATCTGGCTGCCCCTGGAAGATTTTCTGCAATTCATCATCGGTGCGGTTATGGTATCGGCCGGACTCATCTTTTTTCTCCTGGGCGTTCACATTGGGTTGTTGCCAATCGGCGAGATGATTGGTTCCTCTTTACCGAGAATGGGCAAGGTTTGGCTAATTGTACTGATCAGCTTTCTGCTTGGATTCGTAGTAACCGTGGCCGAGCCGGATGTTCGTGTTCTGGCAAATTATGTTGACAATGTCTCCGACGGCGAGGTAAATCGCCATTTGCTGATCTATACCGTTGCCCTGGGCCTGGCCATATTCGTCGGACTAGCCATTCTCCGCATCATATACGACATCCCCATAAAATATCTGCTGACCGGTGGATATCTGGCGGTGTTCATCCTTGCCATATTTGTACCCGAACAGTTTGTATCCATCTCCTTTGACGCCGGCGGGGTCACAACAGGTCCGCTGGCCGTTCCCTTTATTCTGGCCTATGGCGTTGGAGTGGCGGCAGTACTTGGCGGACGAAAAACAACCGACAATGGCTTCGGGCTTGTTGCACTGGCTTCCATCGGACCGGTACTGGCCGTTCTGATCCTCGGAATTATTTATGGATAG
- a CDS encoding DUF1538 domain-containing protein, which translates to MELKIFNGITGVIIEVVFALVPLIIFFLIAQVLFLRIPWKKVTDIIKGIVLAFFGLTLFLQGVHVGFEPAGKLMGEVLGSKDYRWVLVPIGFLLGFVATIAEPAIRILNHEVDKVSGGYIPKNVLLYTLCIGVGVSIALAMLRLLVGIPIVWLVLPGYIIALIMMHFTSPTFTSVAFDAGGVATGPMTVTFIMAIALGVGEALPDRNPMIDSFGMIALVALAPIISVLTLGLLYAWKERRND; encoded by the coding sequence ATGGAACTGAAAATTTTCAACGGAATTACGGGTGTCATTATCGAAGTGGTCTTTGCCCTTGTACCACTCATTATCTTTTTCCTGATCGCCCAGGTACTTTTCCTTCGCATTCCGTGGAAGAAGGTGACCGATATCATCAAGGGTATCGTACTGGCTTTTTTCGGTCTGACACTGTTTCTGCAGGGGGTTCATGTCGGGTTTGAACCCGCCGGCAAGCTGATGGGCGAAGTGCTCGGATCAAAAGACTACCGCTGGGTCCTGGTGCCGATCGGTTTTTTACTGGGATTTGTCGCCACCATTGCCGAACCTGCCATACGAATTCTGAACCATGAAGTGGATAAGGTATCGGGCGGTTACATCCCGAAAAATGTACTGCTCTACACGCTCTGTATCGGTGTTGGGGTTTCTATCGCGCTGGCCATGCTTCGACTGCTGGTCGGCATTCCGATCGTCTGGCTTGTACTTCCCGGTTATATTATCGCGTTGATTATGATGCACTTCACTTCTCCGACATTCACATCCGTCGCTTTTGATGCCGGAGGGGTCGCAACAGGACCGATGACTGTTACGTTTATTATGGCGATAGCACTCGGAGTAGGAGAAGCACTCCCCGACCGAAATCCGATGATCGACAGCTTCGGAATGATTGCACTGGTTGCTTTGGCACCCATTATTTCCGTACTTACGCTCGGGTTACTATACGCATGGAAGGAGCGCCGAAATGATTGA
- a CDS encoding outer membrane protein transport protein gives MAIRFSISPVLLACLFLLTGAPAVQAQYSFDALRLSQQVPGQDPHSIALGSSSAARLQGLGSYLVNPAVAGKIEKSFFTAGLGIRDVSQESTYLGQTTSFDDNQIGLTNIGFAYRVPTAVGSLVIGGGYTQTADFNSAYSIDAFNDMTSRTYQSLTDYTNDIAYNTFAIDDPHGQLQSVFDYGGFEGVFQYAETTHRGQSGEYSLFLATEFQQDLFLGVTAGVPVSNYRFNQVFIEEAPWDINRQPLYTGEANTGTYNIDQLLFEERLRVNAVGWNFRAGLLYTGLSFVDVGASYALGTRWKVEERFDTYYQTEFLDVVTFDGVVQTDNGDTFGPVVSSEIEGEYSYSVTSPARINLGAATKNLPFVDVSFSAERINYSSIQLDDFDAQDRRTEISENNFINENFEDVWNFRAGVAFTTFGAFEPRLGWAYMSNPIGYLEDNDRQFLSAGLGIGLQQNMSIDIAVQYGLWNTTEDVYYVDESTGIIVDDATGSPVTFFETADQDVTRLHATVGLNIRF, from the coding sequence ATGGCTATCCGTTTTTCTATTTCGCCCGTCCTGCTCGCCTGTCTTTTTTTGCTGACGGGCGCTCCGGCCGTTCAGGCTCAATACAGTTTTGACGCACTTCGCCTGTCACAGCAGGTCCCAGGTCAGGATCCCCACAGCATTGCACTGGGAAGCTCATCGGCAGCCCGCTTGCAGGGACTGGGGTCCTATCTTGTCAACCCGGCTGTTGCCGGCAAAATCGAGAAGAGTTTTTTTACCGCCGGGCTGGGCATTCGCGATGTTTCCCAGGAATCGACCTATCTGGGACAGACCACGTCTTTTGATGACAATCAAATCGGCCTGACCAACATCGGTTTCGCTTATCGGGTTCCGACTGCCGTTGGCAGCCTGGTGATTGGCGGTGGATACACTCAGACCGCCGACTTTAACAGCGCCTACAGTATTGATGCGTTCAACGATATGACCAGCCGCACCTATCAGTCGCTTACCGATTACACGAATGATATCGCCTATAACACCTTTGCCATAGACGACCCGCACGGTCAGCTTCAGTCGGTTTTCGATTATGGCGGTTTTGAAGGGGTGTTTCAATATGCGGAAACCACGCATCGGGGCCAGTCCGGTGAATACAGCCTGTTTCTGGCAACCGAGTTTCAGCAAGACCTCTTTCTGGGAGTTACGGCAGGCGTTCCCGTTTCCAATTACCGGTTCAACCAGGTATTTATCGAAGAGGCTCCCTGGGATATTAACCGCCAGCCTCTCTATACCGGAGAAGCAAATACCGGTACCTACAACATTGACCAGTTGCTGTTTGAGGAGCGGCTTCGTGTGAACGCCGTAGGCTGGAATTTCCGGGCAGGACTGCTCTATACCGGGTTATCCTTTGTTGATGTTGGTGCCAGCTATGCGCTTGGAACCCGCTGGAAAGTGGAAGAGCGCTTCGACACTTATTACCAGACCGAGTTTCTGGATGTCGTGACATTTGACGGTGTGGTTCAGACGGATAATGGCGATACCTTCGGCCCCGTTGTCAGTTCCGAGATTGAAGGAGAGTACTCCTACAGTGTTACCAGTCCTGCCCGCATCAACCTTGGAGCCGCAACAAAAAATCTGCCGTTTGTGGATGTATCCTTTTCCGCCGAGCGGATCAACTACAGCAGCATCCAGCTGGATGATTTTGACGCTCAGGACCGCCGTACAGAGATATCCGAGAACAATTTTATCAATGAAAACTTCGAGGATGTCTGGAATTTCAGAGCCGGTGTCGCCTTTACCACATTCGGGGCGTTTGAACCCCGTCTTGGGTGGGCTTATATGAGCAATCCCATAGGATACCTTGAAGACAATGACCGCCAGTTTCTCAGCGCCGGCCTGGGTATCGGCCTGCAGCAAAATATGAGCATCGACATTGCCGTCCAGTATGGGCTCTGGAATACCACCGAGGATGTCTATTATGTCGACGAGAGTACCGGTATTATTGTTGATGATGCCACCGGCTCACCTGTTACATTCTTCGAGACCGCAGACCAGGATGTGACGCGGCTGCATGCCACTGTAGGTTTGAATATCCGTTTTTGA
- a CDS encoding mechanosensitive ion channel family protein: MDFISGLFEGYLTEARLLQLIRVLFLIVIGFFALIFIRRSLIRYVSKQYNAHYGMLVGKLVFYSGAVLLVIMVLHDLGFGLTPLLGAAGVVGLALGFASQTSISNVISGFFLIAEQSFKVGDVVSVSGNVGIVLSIDTLSVKLRMFDNRFLRVPNESMIKSEFINITRFPIRRVDCNISVAYKEDLKRVSEVLFDVAEKIPYSLQEPPPLLIFDKFGNSSIDILFVAWAAREDFLKLRNGLNMGIKERFDKEGIEIPFPHVSVYAGSASEPLPVDLIGSGNLKTRSTSSEK; this comes from the coding sequence ATGGATTTTATTTCAGGCCTGTTTGAAGGATACTTGACCGAAGCCCGGTTACTACAGCTGATACGCGTCCTGTTTCTGATAGTCATTGGTTTTTTTGCGCTGATATTCATCCGTCGCTCACTGATACGGTATGTTTCAAAGCAATACAACGCGCATTATGGAATGCTGGTCGGCAAACTGGTTTTTTATTCCGGCGCGGTGCTTCTTGTGATCATGGTTCTTCACGATCTGGGATTCGGGCTTACACCTCTTCTTGGCGCTGCGGGTGTAGTCGGACTGGCACTGGGTTTCGCATCTCAAACAAGCATTTCGAATGTTATCAGTGGTTTTTTTCTGATTGCTGAACAGTCTTTCAAAGTGGGGGATGTGGTCAGCGTAAGTGGCAATGTGGGAATTGTACTTTCCATCGACACCCTGTCGGTCAAACTTCGCATGTTCGACAACCGCTTTCTGAGGGTTCCCAATGAGTCAATGATTAAATCGGAATTCATCAACATCACCCGGTTCCCCATCCGAAGGGTGGATTGCAACATCTCCGTGGCTTACAAGGAAGACCTGAAGAGGGTCAGTGAGGTGCTGTTTGATGTCGCGGAAAAAATCCCCTATTCCCTGCAGGAACCACCGCCATTGCTGATTTTTGACAAGTTCGGCAACTCATCCATCGACATTCTGTTTGTCGCCTGGGCCGCCAGGGAGGATTTTCTGAAACTGCGAAACGGGTTGAATATGGGTATCAAGGAGCGTTTTGACAAGGAGGGTATCGAAATTCCGTTCCCGCATGTGTCGGTTTATGCCGGATCTGCCAGCGAGCCGCTGCCTGTTGACCTGATCGGTTCCGGTAACCTGAAGACCCGAAGTACCTCATCCGAAAAGTAG